Proteins from a single region of Primulina tabacum isolate GXHZ01 chromosome 5, ASM2559414v2, whole genome shotgun sequence:
- the LOC142545083 gene encoding uncharacterized protein LOC142545083: protein MRSCGTPPIWDARLSLGLLGMREEGFASTINSAKEIASNIRVDPVFSERRQASRKRQFDEIANTEREPQTAEECFRTDYFLVVVDIALLELRSRFEQLNNFEEMFGFLLDGKQLMALNEDYLRKCCVNLESALKKDDASDIDAHDLLLELQMLQEMLPLEAYDTNKSWTAIKILEFALKMDVFPTVVVAYQILLTIPVTVASAERSFSKLKLLKSYLRTTMSQERLNSLAILCIEKDILEDISYDDIIDDFASKNARRVRFKLY, encoded by the coding sequence GGAAGAAGGATTTGCATCTACCATAAATTCTGCTAAAGAAATTGCTTCCAATATTAGAGTCGACCCTGTATTTTCTGAGCGACGACAAGCTTCTAGAAAGAGACAGTTTGATGAGATTGCTAATACTGAAAGAGAACCACAAACAGCTGAGGAATGCTTTAGGACTGATTATTTTCTTGTTGTGGTCGATATTGCTCTTTTGGAGTTGAGAAGTAGATTTGAGCAATTGAATAATTTTGAAgagatgtttggatttctgttGGATGGAAAACAGTTAATGGCATTGAATGAAGATTATTTGAGAAAATGTTGTGTGAATCTTGAATCTGCTTTGAAAAAGGATGATGCGTCTGATATTGATGCTCATGATCTGCTTTTAGAATTACAAATGTTGCAAGAGATGCTACCTCTTGAAGCTTACGACACAAATAAATCTTGGACAGCCATTAAAATTTTGGAGTTTGCATTGAAAATGGATGTTTTTCCTACAGTTGTGGTTGCGTATCAAATTTTATTGACTATTCCTGTAACTGTAGCATCAGCTGAGAGAAGCTTTTCcaagttaaaattattgaaatctTATTTGAGAACCACAATGAGTCAAGAGAGATTGAATAGTTTGGCGATCCTCTGCATCGAAAAAGACATACTAGAGGATATCTCATATGACGACATAATTGATGACTTTGCTTCAAAAAACGCAAGAAGAGTGcgttttaaattatattga
- the LOC142545205 gene encoding uncharacterized protein LOC142545205 isoform X4, translating to MRFRKGDKVEVMNIKEAAISWRTAEILSDNGITYRVQYDFYCGLPSEQLVETVSCKLVRPCPPLIQGMECYVTGDVVEVFYESSWNISAILKILGGKNGYMSNEIRFQDASFQNQYLIRLLGCSKELIITQSNIRMRQTWHDDRWILMDKCCRGGEDVIARMNFEVPESDGEVKNQPQKDCLNNQDDMSFLKLAKISSRPRKRKRLYKSSTTAAPDGNVRKLREIQKDGKELRLVAAPLLDKGYGWMHV from the exons ATGAGATTCAGAAAGGGGGATAAAGTAGAGGTAATGAACATAAAAGAAGCAGCAATCTCATGGCGTACTGCAGAGATACTATCTGACAATGGCATTACTTATCGAGTGCAGTATGACTTTTATTGTGGTCTGCCCAGTGAACAATTGGTGGAGACAGTATCATGTAAGCTTGTTAGGCCATGCCCTCCTCTTATACAAGGAATGGAATGCTATGTTACTGGTGATGTTGTGGAGGTTTTTTATGAATCTTCATGGAATATTTCTGCTATCTTGAAGATTTTGGGTGGCAAAAATGGATATATGAGCAATGAGATTCGTTTCCAGGATGCTTCCTTCCAAAATCAGTACTTGATAAGATTGCTTGGGTGCTCAAAGGAACTAATTATTACCCAATCGAACATCAGGATGAGACAAACCTGGCATGATGACAGATGGATTCTGATGGATAAG TGTTGCAGAGGAGGGGAGGACGTTATAGCTAGAATGAACTTTGAGGTGCCAGAAAGTGATGGAGAGGTTAAAAATCAACCACAAAAAGATTGTTTGAATAATCAAGATGACATGTCTTTTTTGAAATTGGCTAAGATCTCTTCAAGGCCCCGAAAGAGGAAGCGCTTGTATAAGTCCTCTACTACTGCTGCACCTGATGGAAATGTCCGAAAACTAAGAGAAATTCAGAAAGATGGCAAAGAGCTGAGGCTGGTTGCTGCACCGTTGCTTGACAAG GGCTATGGTTGGATGCATGTATAA
- the LOC142545205 gene encoding uncharacterized protein LOC142545205 isoform X2, with protein MRFRKGDKVEVMNIKEAAISWRTAEILSDNGITYRVQYDFYCGLPSEQLVETVSCKLVRPCPPLIQGMECYVTGDVVEVFYESSWNISAILKILGGKNGYMSNEIRFQDASFQNQYLIRLLGCSKELIITQSNIRMRQTWHDDRWILMDKCCRGGEDVIARMNFEVPESDGEVKNQPQKDCLNNQDDMSFLKLAKISSRPRKRKRLYKSSTTAAPDGNVRKLREIQKDGKELRLVAAPLLDKVDAVASPIELLGKRNMHASFKITSNGYNQKEKRKQKDVLDYSGVRSSELNGPDSDACSVGSCSITDKLPNNCYSHLNPQCWRDTDTVNSDAESVCSGIGRKRCSLPPKEEIEVDIRLWLDACIICFQRFKDDARACHYSPGINFWTLQPSTFKQMQTTCSLP; from the exons ATGAGATTCAGAAAGGGGGATAAAGTAGAGGTAATGAACATAAAAGAAGCAGCAATCTCATGGCGTACTGCAGAGATACTATCTGACAATGGCATTACTTATCGAGTGCAGTATGACTTTTATTGTGGTCTGCCCAGTGAACAATTGGTGGAGACAGTATCATGTAAGCTTGTTAGGCCATGCCCTCCTCTTATACAAGGAATGGAATGCTATGTTACTGGTGATGTTGTGGAGGTTTTTTATGAATCTTCATGGAATATTTCTGCTATCTTGAAGATTTTGGGTGGCAAAAATGGATATATGAGCAATGAGATTCGTTTCCAGGATGCTTCCTTCCAAAATCAGTACTTGATAAGATTGCTTGGGTGCTCAAAGGAACTAATTATTACCCAATCGAACATCAGGATGAGACAAACCTGGCATGATGACAGATGGATTCTGATGGATAAG TGTTGCAGAGGAGGGGAGGACGTTATAGCTAGAATGAACTTTGAGGTGCCAGAAAGTGATGGAGAGGTTAAAAATCAACCACAAAAAGATTGTTTGAATAATCAAGATGACATGTCTTTTTTGAAATTGGCTAAGATCTCTTCAAGGCCCCGAAAGAGGAAGCGCTTGTATAAGTCCTCTACTACTGCTGCACCTGATGGAAATGTCCGAAAACTAAGAGAAATTCAGAAAGATGGCAAAGAGCTGAGGCTGGTTGCTGCACCGTTGCTTGACAAGGTAGATGCTGTTGCTTCCCCGATAGAACTTTTGGGCAAAAGAAACATGCATGCTTCCTTTAAGATTACATCAAATGGATATAATCAAAAGGAGAAGAGAAAACAAAAGGACGTTCTTGACTATTCTGGGGTCAGAAGTTCAGAATTAAATGGTCCTGACAGTGATGCCTGTTCTGTGGGTAGTTGTAGCATTACTGATAAATTACCAAACAACTGTTATAGTCATTTAAATCCCCAGTGTTGGCGAGATACAGACACTGTCAATAGCGATGCAGAGTCAGTTTGTTCAGGCATTGGGAGAAAAAGATGCTCCCTTCCtccaaaagaagaaattgaagTCGATATTC GGCTATGGTTGGATGCATGTATAATTTGTTTCCAAAGGTTTAAAGATGATGCCAGGGCTTGCCACTACTCTCCTGGCATTAACTTTTGGACGCTTCAGCCGTCTACCTTCAAACAGATGCAAACAACCTGTAGCCTTCCCTGA
- the LOC142545205 gene encoding uncharacterized protein LOC142545205 isoform X3 has protein sequence MRFRKGDKVEVMNIKEAAISWRTAEILSDNGITYRVQYDFYCGLPSEQLVETVSCKLVRPCPPLIQGMECYVTGDVVEVFYESSWNISAILKILGGKNGYMSNEIRFQDASFQNQYLIRLLGCSKELIITQSNIRMRQTWHDDRWILMDKCCRGGEDVIARMNFEVPESDGEVKNQPQKDCLNNQDDMSFLKLAKISSRPRKRKRLYKSSTTAAPDGNVRKLREIQKDGKELRLVAAPLLDKVDAVASPIELLGKRNMHASFKITSNGYNQKEKRKQKDVLDYSGVRSSELNGPDSDACSVGSCSITDKLPNNCYSHLNPQCWRDTDTVNSDAESVCSGIGRKRCSLPPKEEIEVDILGAGVIVV, from the exons ATGAGATTCAGAAAGGGGGATAAAGTAGAGGTAATGAACATAAAAGAAGCAGCAATCTCATGGCGTACTGCAGAGATACTATCTGACAATGGCATTACTTATCGAGTGCAGTATGACTTTTATTGTGGTCTGCCCAGTGAACAATTGGTGGAGACAGTATCATGTAAGCTTGTTAGGCCATGCCCTCCTCTTATACAAGGAATGGAATGCTATGTTACTGGTGATGTTGTGGAGGTTTTTTATGAATCTTCATGGAATATTTCTGCTATCTTGAAGATTTTGGGTGGCAAAAATGGATATATGAGCAATGAGATTCGTTTCCAGGATGCTTCCTTCCAAAATCAGTACTTGATAAGATTGCTTGGGTGCTCAAAGGAACTAATTATTACCCAATCGAACATCAGGATGAGACAAACCTGGCATGATGACAGATGGATTCTGATGGATAAG TGTTGCAGAGGAGGGGAGGACGTTATAGCTAGAATGAACTTTGAGGTGCCAGAAAGTGATGGAGAGGTTAAAAATCAACCACAAAAAGATTGTTTGAATAATCAAGATGACATGTCTTTTTTGAAATTGGCTAAGATCTCTTCAAGGCCCCGAAAGAGGAAGCGCTTGTATAAGTCCTCTACTACTGCTGCACCTGATGGAAATGTCCGAAAACTAAGAGAAATTCAGAAAGATGGCAAAGAGCTGAGGCTGGTTGCTGCACCGTTGCTTGACAAGGTAGATGCTGTTGCTTCCCCGATAGAACTTTTGGGCAAAAGAAACATGCATGCTTCCTTTAAGATTACATCAAATGGATATAATCAAAAGGAGAAGAGAAAACAAAAGGACGTTCTTGACTATTCTGGGGTCAGAAGTTCAGAATTAAATGGTCCTGACAGTGATGCCTGTTCTGTGGGTAGTTGTAGCATTACTGATAAATTACCAAACAACTGTTATAGTCATTTAAATCCCCAGTGTTGGCGAGATACAGACACTGTCAATAGCGATGCAGAGTCAGTTTGTTCAGGCATTGGGAGAAAAAGATGCTCCCTTCCtccaaaagaagaaattgaagTCGATATTC TTGGCGCTGGGGTGATTGTTGTGTGA
- the LOC142545207 gene encoding BIIDXI-like protein At5g11420 — protein MGGGFTIFSVLLCVATCRFAFAFIDGPLENGNFEETPKSSDLNGTVVLKSNAIPHWETSGFVEYIKAGQKQGDMLLVVPEGFAAVRLGNEASVKQRVNVSVGSLYAITFSAARTCAQAEELNVSVKPDFGLIPIQTLYSSNGWDLYAWAFRAVFDVAEILLQNPGTEEDPACGPLVDSIGIRVLNPPKATKFNLLKNADFEEGAYMFPNATTGVLIPPNIEDDNSALPAWMVESLKAVKYIDAAHFSVPHGQRAIELVGGRESAIAQVARTIVGKTYELTFAVGDASNSCEGSMIVEAFAGRDTLKVPYESKGTGGYKRAVLRFEAVSNRTRIMFLSTYYHMRRDDYASLCGPVVDDTKLLSVRNPRRLV, from the exons ATGGGGGGTGGTTTCACCATCTTTTCGGTGCTACTGTGTGTCGCCACTTGCCGCTTCGCTTTTGCCTTCATAGATG GGCCACTAGAAAACGGCAACTTCGAGGAGACTCCAAAGTCCTCGGACCTTAATGGAACCGTTGTGCTTAAATCCAATGCTATACCACATTGGGAGACTTCAGGCTTTGTTGAGTACATCAAAGCCGGGCAAAAACAAGGTGACATGTTACTAGTGGTGCCCGAGGGGTTTGCCGCGGTTAGGCTAGGAAACGAAGCGTCCGTTAAGCAGCGAGTAAATGTCAGTGTAGGAAGTTTGTATGCAATAACATTTAGTGCTGCTAGAACATGTGCTCAGGCCGAGGAGCTAAACGTGTCAGTGAAACCGGACTTCGGGTTGATACCGATTCAGACATTGTACAGTAGTAATGGTTGGGATTTGTACGCGTGGGCGTTCAGAGCCGTTTTCGATGTGGCTGAGATCCTGCTTCAAAATCCAGGAACAGAAGAAGATCCGGCTTGCGGACCGCTGGTTGATTCCATTGGTATTCGGGTTTTAAATCCTCCTAAAGCTACTAAAT TTAACCTACTGAAAAATGCCGACTTCGAAGAAGGTGCATATATGTTTCCCAATGCTACCACGGGTGTCCTAATCCCACCTAATATCGAGGATGACAACTCTGCCCTCCCAGCCTGGATGGTTGAATCCCTCAAAGCTGTAAAATACATCGATGCTGCCCATTTCTCTGTCCCACACGGCCAACGGGCCATCGAGCTCGTGGGCGGGCGAGAAAGTGCCATTGCCCAGGTTGCCCGAACCATCGTAGGGAAGACTTACGAGCTCACTTTTGCAGTCGGGGACGCCAGCAACTCATGCGAGGGGTCGATGATCGTTGAGGCGTTTGCTGGTAGGGACACCCTCAAAGTTCCTTATGAGTCAAAAGGGACAGGCGGATACAAACGAGCCGTGCTGCGGTTCGAGGCGGTCTCAAATCGTACACGTATCATGTTTCTGAGCACTTACTACCATATGAGGAGGGATGACTATGCTTCACTCTGTGGGCCTGTTGTTGATGATACAAAGCTGCTTAGCGTTCGAAACCCCAGACGACTCGTTTAA
- the LOC142545205 gene encoding uncharacterized protein LOC142545205 isoform X5: MRFRKGDKVEVMNIKEAAISWRTAEILSDNGITYRVQYDFYCGLPSEQLVETVSCKLVRPCPPLIQGMECYVTGDVVEVFYESSWNISAILKILGGKNGYMSNEIRFQDASFQNQYLIRLLGCSKELIITQSNIRMRQTWHDDRWILMDKCCRGGEDVIARMNFEVPESDGEVKNQPQKDCLNNQDDMSFLKLAKISSRPRKRKRLYKSSTTAAPDGNVRKLREIQKDGKELRLVAAPLLDKLALG, encoded by the exons ATGAGATTCAGAAAGGGGGATAAAGTAGAGGTAATGAACATAAAAGAAGCAGCAATCTCATGGCGTACTGCAGAGATACTATCTGACAATGGCATTACTTATCGAGTGCAGTATGACTTTTATTGTGGTCTGCCCAGTGAACAATTGGTGGAGACAGTATCATGTAAGCTTGTTAGGCCATGCCCTCCTCTTATACAAGGAATGGAATGCTATGTTACTGGTGATGTTGTGGAGGTTTTTTATGAATCTTCATGGAATATTTCTGCTATCTTGAAGATTTTGGGTGGCAAAAATGGATATATGAGCAATGAGATTCGTTTCCAGGATGCTTCCTTCCAAAATCAGTACTTGATAAGATTGCTTGGGTGCTCAAAGGAACTAATTATTACCCAATCGAACATCAGGATGAGACAAACCTGGCATGATGACAGATGGATTCTGATGGATAAG TGTTGCAGAGGAGGGGAGGACGTTATAGCTAGAATGAACTTTGAGGTGCCAGAAAGTGATGGAGAGGTTAAAAATCAACCACAAAAAGATTGTTTGAATAATCAAGATGACATGTCTTTTTTGAAATTGGCTAAGATCTCTTCAAGGCCCCGAAAGAGGAAGCGCTTGTATAAGTCCTCTACTACTGCTGCACCTGATGGAAATGTCCGAAAACTAAGAGAAATTCAGAAAGATGGCAAAGAGCTGAGGCTGGTTGCTGCACCGTTGCTTGACAAG TTGGCGCTGGGGTGA
- the LOC142545205 gene encoding uncharacterized protein LOC142545205 isoform X1, protein MRFRKGDKVEVMNIKEAAISWRTAEILSDNGITYRVQYDFYCGLPSEQLVETVSCKLVRPCPPLIQGMECYVTGDVVEVFYESSWNISAILKILGGKNGYMSNEIRFQDASFQNQYLIRLLGCSKELIITQSNIRMRQTWHDDRWILMDKCCRGGEDVIARMNFEVPESDGEVKNQPQKDCLNNQDDMSFLKLAKISSRPRKRKRLYKSSTTAAPDGNVRKLREIQKDGKELRLVAAPLLDKVDAVASPIELLGKRNMHASFKITSNGYNQKEKRKQKDVLDYSGVRSSELNGPDSDACSVGSCSITDKLPNNCYSHLNPQCWRDTDTVNSDAESVCSGIGRKRCSLPPKEEIEVDIRKLELHAYRCTLKVFYASGPLSWEQETLLTNLRIMLHISNDEHLKELKHLISAKTSVYV, encoded by the exons ATGAGATTCAGAAAGGGGGATAAAGTAGAGGTAATGAACATAAAAGAAGCAGCAATCTCATGGCGTACTGCAGAGATACTATCTGACAATGGCATTACTTATCGAGTGCAGTATGACTTTTATTGTGGTCTGCCCAGTGAACAATTGGTGGAGACAGTATCATGTAAGCTTGTTAGGCCATGCCCTCCTCTTATACAAGGAATGGAATGCTATGTTACTGGTGATGTTGTGGAGGTTTTTTATGAATCTTCATGGAATATTTCTGCTATCTTGAAGATTTTGGGTGGCAAAAATGGATATATGAGCAATGAGATTCGTTTCCAGGATGCTTCCTTCCAAAATCAGTACTTGATAAGATTGCTTGGGTGCTCAAAGGAACTAATTATTACCCAATCGAACATCAGGATGAGACAAACCTGGCATGATGACAGATGGATTCTGATGGATAAG TGTTGCAGAGGAGGGGAGGACGTTATAGCTAGAATGAACTTTGAGGTGCCAGAAAGTGATGGAGAGGTTAAAAATCAACCACAAAAAGATTGTTTGAATAATCAAGATGACATGTCTTTTTTGAAATTGGCTAAGATCTCTTCAAGGCCCCGAAAGAGGAAGCGCTTGTATAAGTCCTCTACTACTGCTGCACCTGATGGAAATGTCCGAAAACTAAGAGAAATTCAGAAAGATGGCAAAGAGCTGAGGCTGGTTGCTGCACCGTTGCTTGACAAGGTAGATGCTGTTGCTTCCCCGATAGAACTTTTGGGCAAAAGAAACATGCATGCTTCCTTTAAGATTACATCAAATGGATATAATCAAAAGGAGAAGAGAAAACAAAAGGACGTTCTTGACTATTCTGGGGTCAGAAGTTCAGAATTAAATGGTCCTGACAGTGATGCCTGTTCTGTGGGTAGTTGTAGCATTACTGATAAATTACCAAACAACTGTTATAGTCATTTAAATCCCCAGTGTTGGCGAGATACAGACACTGTCAATAGCGATGCAGAGTCAGTTTGTTCAGGCATTGGGAGAAAAAGATGCTCCCTTCCtccaaaagaagaaattgaagTCGATATTCGTAAGTTAGAGTTGCATGCTTATCGCTGCACTCTGAAAGTTTTTTATGCTTCTGGTCCCTTGAGTTGGGAACAGGAAACATTGTTGACAAATCTTCGTATAATGCTCCACATTTCAAATGATGAACATTTGAAGGAGCTGAAGCACCTAATATCTGCGAAAACTTCTGTTTATGTTTAG